The following coding sequences are from one Candidatus Marinimicrobia bacterium CG08_land_8_20_14_0_20_45_22 window:
- a CDS encoding cysteine protease gives MKNISQLSFFLLTAVIAVLVGRCAQNTDFETLISQGDFHKAEIIIQNKIATDTTLTAEDKVKLLFEVDRMRRIRLDFTKTENEILEYVKIYVPEVIRDNLKKWENSGVLECKMIDGKKMYFNNAAANIFRIDKEAKAIKAKVVATQADTSKIIVEEFPLDQYIQEVSGASVNSHRRFVKPVTMKIKYTLAVNPNVVPDGKIIRCWIPFPREIPSRQTDIKLLSTQPAMYIVADNELTKQRTIYFEKPAVKDSMTKFSVEYLYNISGVFAAIDPAKVQPTPGTPELLPFVSELAPHIVFTDELRKISPTIVGDETNPYLKAKKIFAWVYENIPWASAREYSTIRNLSMYAFKNKHGDCGIQHLLFITLCRLNGIPAKWQSGWEFQPPNDSMHDWSEIYIEPYGWVPADVTYGLRETDNETLKYFYLGGMDSYRLIFNDAISDNFYPAKIFPRSETVDSQRGEVEWEGGNLYFDQWDWNMEWEVVKK, from the coding sequence ATGAAAAACATTTCACAACTTTCGTTTTTCCTGCTGACTGCCGTCATCGCTGTTCTCGTCGGTCGATGTGCCCAAAACACTGATTTTGAAACGCTGATCTCCCAGGGCGATTTTCACAAAGCTGAAATAATCATTCAGAATAAAATTGCTACTGATACAACGCTCACAGCGGAAGATAAGGTGAAACTTTTATTTGAAGTGGATCGTATGCGACGAATTCGGCTTGATTTTACTAAAACTGAAAACGAAATTCTGGAATATGTGAAAATCTACGTTCCGGAAGTAATCCGCGACAACCTGAAAAAATGGGAAAATAGCGGAGTGCTAGAATGTAAAATGATCGATGGGAAGAAAATGTACTTCAATAACGCCGCGGCAAATATTTTCCGCATCGACAAAGAAGCCAAAGCCATCAAGGCAAAAGTCGTCGCCACGCAAGCTGACACTTCAAAGATTATCGTCGAAGAGTTCCCGCTTGATCAGTACATACAGGAAGTAAGCGGCGCTTCGGTTAATTCGCATCGTCGATTTGTCAAACCGGTAACGATGAAGATCAAATATACGCTCGCCGTCAATCCTAACGTTGTGCCAGACGGCAAGATAATTCGTTGCTGGATTCCGTTCCCAAGGGAAATTCCCAGCCGTCAAACCGATATCAAACTGCTATCTACGCAACCGGCGATGTACATTGTTGCGGATAACGAACTGACGAAACAGCGAACGATATATTTTGAGAAACCGGCGGTGAAGGATAGCATGACGAAATTTTCGGTCGAATATCTTTACAACATTTCCGGCGTTTTTGCGGCAATCGATCCGGCGAAGGTTCAGCCAACTCCCGGAACGCCCGAACTTCTGCCATTCGTCTCAGAATTAGCTCCGCACATCGTTTTTACCGACGAACTGCGCAAGATTTCGCCGACGATTGTCGGTGACGAAACAAATCCGTATTTGAAAGCGAAGAAAATTTTTGCGTGGGTTTATGAAAATATCCCGTGGGCTTCCGCCCGTGAATATTCAACCATCCGCAACCTGAGCATGTACGCTTTTAAAAACAAACATGGTGACTGCGGCATCCAGCACCTGCTTTTCATTACGCTGTGCCGCTTGAACGGAATTCCCGCCAAATGGCAATCAGGCTGGGAATTTCAACCGCCAAACGACAGCATGCACGACTGGAGCGAGATTTACATTGAGCCGTACGGCTGGGTTCCCGCGGACGTCACTTATGGTTTGCGCGAAACTGACAACGAAACGCTCAAATATTTCTATCTCGGCGGCATGGACAGTTACCGGTTGATATTTAACGATGCGATCTCCGACAACTTCTACCCAGCGAAAATCTTTCCGCGCAGTGAGACGGTCGATTCGCAACGCGGAGAAGTCGAATGGGAAGGTGGAAACCTATATTTCGATCAGTGGGATTGGAATATGGAATGGGAAGTCGTGAAAAAATAA
- a CDS encoding sulfurtransferase, translating into MKKFDVVIIGAGSIGVPLSFYLANRGVKVAVIEKLPSTGRGQNRAAIGGIRATFSDPAKIKICQQTIEIMKNMKAEHGFDVDWIAGGYLYPAFDEKTEIAFKQLIDFQKQFNLNNRWITPGEIDRLVPGINRENLRGGNFSEEDGSASPLKTIAAFTLLSHQRGTEFFFNEDVHSMKIEKRKIISVETSRDVYSAGLFINAAGADAKSIGALAHADIPIYTDCHEAGVTEPVQRFFEPMIVDIRPDGNSSNYYFYQNAEGQVVFCITPEPKILGTDIDNTSTFLPLVVKRMVQLYPRLRHLRVRRTWRGLYPTTPDGFPIVGFTKEVENFFLTVGMCGQGFMIGPGLGKIVSEILVDKTNRHDEILMQLTLYRKFTGSEMLK; encoded by the coding sequence ATGAAAAAATTTGATGTAGTCATCATCGGCGCAGGAAGCATCGGCGTTCCATTGAGTTTCTATCTGGCAAATCGCGGAGTGAAAGTAGCCGTTATCGAAAAATTACCATCGACCGGACGTGGACAGAATCGGGCGGCTATCGGCGGCATTCGGGCGACTTTCTCCGATCCCGCCAAAATCAAAATCTGTCAGCAAACGATCGAGATCATGAAAAACATGAAAGCCGAACACGGTTTTGACGTCGATTGGATCGCAGGCGGCTACCTCTACCCCGCTTTTGATGAAAAAACCGAGATTGCCTTCAAGCAACTCATCGATTTTCAAAAACAGTTCAATTTGAATAATCGCTGGATAACGCCAGGCGAAATCGACAGATTGGTTCCCGGCATCAATCGAGAAAACCTGCGCGGCGGAAATTTCTCGGAGGAAGACGGTTCGGCTTCGCCGCTTAAAACAATAGCCGCATTTACATTACTTTCGCACCAACGCGGCACGGAATTCTTCTTCAATGAGGATGTCCATTCGATGAAAATCGAAAAACGGAAGATCATTTCCGTTGAAACATCCCGAGACGTTTATTCGGCTGGTTTGTTTATCAACGCCGCCGGAGCTGACGCCAAATCCATCGGAGCGCTGGCGCATGCCGACATCCCGATCTACACCGATTGCCATGAAGCGGGTGTTACAGAACCTGTTCAGCGTTTCTTTGAACCAATGATCGTCGATATTCGCCCCGACGGAAACTCGAGCAACTATTACTTCTACCAAAACGCCGAAGGACAGGTCGTTTTCTGCATCACGCCGGAACCGAAAATCCTCGGAACCGACATTGACAATACTTCGACATTTCTTCCGCTTGTCGTCAAACGGATGGTTCAGTTATATCCCAGACTTCGTCATCTGCGCGTACGCCGCACGTGGCGCGGACTTTATCCGACGACGCCCGACGGTTTTCCGATCGTCGGATTCACAAAGGAAGTTGAAAATTTTTTCCTCACCGTCGGCATGTGCGGTCAGGGATTCATGATCGGTCCGGGACTCGGGAAAATCGTCTCGGAAATTCTTGTTGATAAAACGAACCGGCATGACGAGATTCTGATGCAATTAACACTTTACCGGAAATTCACCGGTAGTGAAATGTTGAAATGA
- a CDS encoding hydroxyacid dehydrogenase, with protein MKVTTKQTDFDVWFYETFLEETADLKRMLPPHIRAGFTQKTIQESGDKVPRAPILSVRSQSIIPIHWAEKLSGILSRSTGYDHLERYVRDTGKPIPCGYLPFYCNRAVAEQAMLLWMALLRKLPQQTYAFGTFYRNNLTGNETAGKTLFVVGVGNIGSEIVKIGVGLGMNVLGVDLVEKHSFVNYTTFENGIGKADIIVCAMNLTSENAGYFNYNRLLKAKKGAIFINISRGEISPSTDLLKLIDEDRLGGVGLDVYNHESELAESLRTRRESDFPEVRSTLLLSQKANVILTPHNAFNTTEAVARKAEQSVLQIDHFLQTGNFLWNAPVVQR; from the coding sequence ATGAAAGTAACAACAAAACAAACTGATTTTGACGTTTGGTTTTACGAAACCTTTTTAGAAGAAACTGCCGATCTGAAACGGATGTTGCCTCCACATATTCGCGCCGGATTCACCCAAAAAACTATTCAGGAATCAGGAGATAAAGTCCCACGCGCACCGATTCTGAGCGTCCGCTCACAATCCATCATTCCAATTCATTGGGCAGAGAAACTTTCCGGAATTTTATCGCGAAGTACCGGCTACGATCATCTGGAACGTTATGTCCGCGATACGGGGAAACCGATTCCGTGCGGTTACCTTCCGTTTTACTGCAACCGCGCAGTCGCCGAGCAAGCGATGCTGTTATGGATGGCGCTGTTGAGAAAACTCCCACAACAGACGTATGCATTTGGAACGTTTTACCGGAATAATCTCACGGGAAACGAGACCGCAGGGAAAACTCTGTTTGTCGTCGGCGTCGGGAATATTGGCTCGGAAATCGTAAAAATCGGCGTCGGACTCGGCATGAATGTTCTCGGCGTCGATCTAGTCGAAAAACATTCGTTTGTAAACTATACGACTTTTGAAAACGGCATCGGGAAAGCCGACATTATCGTTTGTGCGATGAATCTGACGAGCGAGAACGCCGGATATTTCAATTACAATCGACTCTTGAAAGCAAAGAAAGGCGCAATTTTTATCAACATCTCACGTGGCGAGATTTCGCCTTCCACAGACTTGTTGAAATTGATCGATGAAGATCGACTCGGCGGTGTCGGATTAGACGTTTATAATCACGAAAGCGAATTGGCGGAATCTCTGCGGACAAGACGGGAAAGTGATTTTCCTGAAGTTCGCTCCACGCTTTTACTCTCCCAAAAAGCCAACGTCATACTCACGCCGCATAACGCATTTAACACAACCGAGGCTGTCGCCCGAAAGGCAGAGCAGAGTGTTCTGCAGATCGATCATTTTCTTCAGACTGGTAATTTTCTCTGGAATGCGCCGGTTGTACAACGATAA
- a CDS encoding aspartate aminotransferase — MTIALSHRAKALKPSPTMTISALATKMKSEGIDVINFGVGEPDFNTPEYIRQAAKTAIDENFTHYTSAPGIPELRKAIAEKLLCENQLSYKPNEIIVSPGAKAAIINVLMAICDPRDEVLIPAPYWVSYTSQVEMIDAIPVLLPTDESTDFKITAEQLEQAVRELPNPKALILNSPNNPTGAVYNKNELAQIAAVCLKYRLFIISDEIYEKLIYDDNIHHSIAAISSEIKALTIVINGVSKAFAMTGWRLGYAAGPAEIIASAVRIQEHTTSCVNSITQKAALCALTAKNDETEMMRKEFEKRRNFLVGELNKIEKIHSPLPGGAFYAFPNVSYYLENNKKNIHNSIELCQFLLQEFKIALVPGNGFGADNYVRFSYATSMENITEGVHRFSDGLRAIL, encoded by the coding sequence ATGACTATCGCACTCTCGCATCGGGCAAAAGCGCTTAAACCTTCTCCGACCATGACGATCTCCGCGCTGGCGACGAAAATGAAATCCGAAGGCATCGACGTCATCAACTTTGGCGTCGGCGAGCCGGATTTCAATACGCCAGAATATATTCGTCAAGCGGCAAAGACAGCAATCGACGAAAATTTTACGCATTATACATCAGCGCCCGGCATTCCGGAACTTCGCAAAGCCATCGCCGAAAAACTCCTTTGCGAAAACCAATTGTCGTACAAACCAAACGAAATCATCGTTTCGCCCGGAGCAAAAGCCGCGATCATCAACGTCTTGATGGCAATCTGCGATCCGCGTGATGAAGTGCTAATTCCAGCGCCCTACTGGGTCAGTTACACATCACAGGTCGAAATGATCGACGCTATTCCGGTTCTCTTGCCAACGGACGAATCGACGGATTTCAAAATTACTGCGGAACAATTGGAACAGGCTGTTCGGGAACTGCCAAATCCGAAAGCTCTCATCCTAAATTCTCCAAACAATCCAACCGGAGCAGTTTATAACAAGAACGAACTGGCACAGATCGCCGCCGTTTGTCTAAAATATCGCCTGTTTATCATTTCGGACGAAATATATGAAAAACTGATTTACGACGACAATATCCATCATTCAATCGCCGCGATTTCAAGCGAAATCAAAGCACTAACAATCGTCATCAACGGCGTATCGAAAGCATTTGCCATGACCGGCTGGCGTCTCGGTTACGCCGCCGGACCGGCGGAAATCATCGCCAGCGCCGTCCGGATTCAAGAACACACGACGTCGTGCGTCAATTCGATTACGCAGAAAGCCGCACTTTGCGCATTGACCGCTAAAAATGACGAGACAGAAATGATGCGGAAGGAATTTGAGAAACGCCGGAATTTTTTGGTCGGCGAATTGAACAAGATCGAAAAAATCCATTCTCCTCTGCCGGGCGGCGCATTTTACGCATTCCCGAACGTGTCGTACTATCTGGAAAATAACAAAAAAAATATTCATAATTCCATCGAACTCTGCCAGTTTCTCCTGCAAGAATTTAAAATCGCGCTAGTTCCCGGAAATGGATTCGGCGCGGACAATTACGTCCGGTTCTCTTACGCCACCAGTATGGAAAATATTACCGAAGGCGTCCATCGCTTTTCGGATGGTTTAAGGGCAATTCTCTGA
- a CDS encoding peptidase C69: MGIAGLVLYFSCSLFGQTRMDYADWVNGRPDGCTSITVGNKASMDGSVMTSHTCDSHRTRSSIDIMPPQKFKKGSTTMMGKRIDFDSLAMPSYTYIPQAEIPQVESTFGFINTAYPCMNDHQLAIGESTFGGRESLKSGKGLIDCQQLVRLMIERCTTARDAIRLAGELTKKYGYSDEGECLTIADTKEVWHLEIVGPGKGNVGSIWVARRVPDGHVSVNANASRIRQIDLNDRDYFMASENIYKVAQDSGWWNPKDGPFEFCYAYDPEGRVSYAARRREWRVLDLVAPSLKLHPDSENYPFSVKPDTLVDLHKMVAMFQDFFEGTDFNFVKNITWTNKEGKTEISPFANPFMPYEMNPIFKINGGWGGLGERPIARWYTMYATITQSRDWLPNEVGGVVWLALDNVASSIYIPIYCSVTDLAKPYKVDGRVKGFSRESAWWAFNRLGTLSAQRWGDMRKDVTTVWKPMQNQLLADQPKIEQEAVSLLKKNPSEARKYLTNYTVQWGEKVIERAWRLGDEIWTKYDENW, encoded by the coding sequence ATGGGAATCGCCGGGCTGGTGTTATACTTTTCGTGTTCGCTTTTTGGACAGACGCGAATGGATTACGCCGATTGGGTTAATGGTCGTCCAGACGGTTGCACATCGATTACAGTTGGGAATAAAGCATCAATGGACGGTTCGGTGATGACATCTCACACTTGCGACAGTCACCGAACTCGTTCGTCAATCGATATTATGCCGCCGCAGAAATTCAAAAAAGGATCAACAACGATGATGGGTAAACGCATCGATTTTGATTCTCTGGCGATGCCGTCCTATACTTACATTCCGCAAGCTGAGATTCCGCAGGTTGAATCGACTTTCGGATTCATTAACACGGCTTATCCATGCATGAACGATCATCAACTCGCGATCGGCGAATCGACATTCGGCGGACGTGAATCGCTAAAGTCGGGAAAAGGCTTGATCGATTGTCAGCAGTTGGTGAGACTGATGATCGAACGCTGTACGACCGCGCGGGACGCGATTCGCCTGGCGGGCGAGTTAACGAAAAAGTATGGTTACAGCGATGAAGGCGAATGTCTGACCATTGCCGATACGAAAGAGGTTTGGCATTTAGAAATTGTCGGACCCGGCAAGGGAAACGTTGGCTCTATTTGGGTTGCGCGCCGCGTTCCGGATGGGCATGTTTCCGTTAATGCGAACGCCAGCCGAATTCGCCAAATCGATCTGAACGACCGAGACTACTTTATGGCGTCCGAAAACATATACAAAGTCGCACAAGACAGTGGTTGGTGGAATCCAAAAGACGGTCCGTTCGAGTTTTGTTACGCTTACGATCCCGAAGGGCGCGTTTCCTACGCCGCGCGTCGCCGCGAGTGGCGCGTGCTCGATTTGGTCGCTCCGTCGCTGAAACTTCATCCTGATTCGGAGAATTATCCGTTCTCGGTAAAACCCGATACGCTGGTTGATCTTCACAAGATGGTTGCGATGTTTCAGGATTTTTTTGAAGGAACGGATTTTAATTTTGTCAAGAATATTACATGGACAAACAAAGAAGGAAAAACCGAGATTTCACCATTTGCCAATCCGTTTATGCCATACGAAATGAATCCAATTTTCAAAATCAACGGAGGTTGGGGCGGACTTGGTGAGAGGCCGATCGCTCGTTGGTACACGATGTATGCGACAATCACACAATCGCGCGACTGGTTGCCGAATGAAGTTGGCGGCGTCGTTTGGCTGGCGCTCGATAACGTCGCGTCATCGATCTATATTCCGATTTATTGCTCGGTCACCGATCTGGCAAAACCGTATAAAGTCGATGGCCGCGTGAAAGGTTTTTCGCGCGAGTCGGCTTGGTGGGCGTTCAACCGTTTAGGAACGCTTTCGGCTCAGCGTTGGGGCGACATGCGTAAAGATGTGACTACCGTCTGGAAACCGATGCAGAATCAGCTCTTGGCTGATCAACCGAAGATCGAACAGGAAGCCGTTAGCCTATTGAAGAAAAATCCATCCGAAGCGCGGAAATACCTGACAAATTATACCGTTCAGTGGGGAGAAAAGGTCATCGAGCGTGCGTGGCGGCTCGGCGATGAAATCTGGACGAAATACGACGAGAATTGGTAG
- a CDS encoding sulfurtransferase encodes MTRIEKHPILEIPKNRKTVRFFFNDKEMTGYENEPVASALIANGVQEFSIHKRGDAPQGLFCANGQCSHCTVIIDGVPLKSCITPLKAGMKVHTLIHLPELPADDQPLNYHYPKELSCDVLIIGGGPSGLTAAIELAKLGFSIVLADDKARLGGKLLLQTHKFFGSIEDCFAGTRGIDIAVKLENEVQKYPNIQVFANTSVVGIYKDRKAGLFVDNRQYIIAGFRGLVVSPGAREKMLVFPGNSLPGVYGAGAFQTLVNRDLIRSSQRVFIVGSGNVGLIAAYHALQAGITVVGVCDILPKVSGYKVHADKIRRMGVPIYLDHTVISAEGNGKVERVTIAKVNNAFQPILVTAKTFEVDTLLIAVGLTPVDEFYEMAMQFGFAVVSAGDANEIAEASSAMFGGKIAGLQMAALLGKETQIDPTLMEKAEILKSKPGKIYPSKPVTLGDKLQPIIRCDEEIPCNPCTSVCPVHAIQLKKNLCNILDIPEYTGSCTGCGMCVLICPGLAITLARKRDDQFAEVVLPHEFLPDFKIGDKIPVTDQVGNYLEDAEVTNIRFNKKFKTHLITVLTTLKNGSAAAGIRIQDPSVTQPLPTASFANSPDDGIVCLCEMVTQKEVVDYICEHHVRDVNQLKQIRVGMGACGGKNCSVVMPRIFAAAGVDWKEVTPGKKRPLGVEVPMSVIINEKDGEKDEKI; translated from the coding sequence ATGACGCGTATCGAAAAACATCCGATCCTGGAAATTCCCAAAAATAGAAAAACAGTCAGATTCTTTTTCAACGATAAAGAAATGACCGGTTACGAAAACGAGCCCGTTGCATCCGCGCTTATCGCAAACGGCGTTCAGGAATTTTCCATCCACAAACGCGGAGATGCACCTCAAGGACTTTTCTGCGCCAATGGTCAATGTTCGCACTGTACGGTAATTATCGACGGGGTTCCGTTGAAATCATGCATTACGCCGCTCAAAGCCGGAATGAAAGTCCACACACTGATCCATCTGCCCGAACTTCCCGCAGACGATCAGCCGCTTAACTATCATTACCCGAAGGAATTGTCCTGCGATGTTTTAATTATCGGCGGGGGTCCGTCTGGACTGACAGCCGCTATCGAACTTGCGAAATTGGGTTTTTCAATCGTTCTTGCTGATGATAAAGCGCGGCTTGGCGGAAAGTTACTCCTTCAAACACACAAGTTTTTCGGTTCCATCGAGGATTGCTTCGCAGGAACGCGCGGCATCGACATCGCCGTCAAATTGGAAAATGAAGTTCAGAAGTATCCGAACATCCAAGTTTTCGCAAACACATCTGTCGTCGGAATTTATAAAGACCGTAAAGCGGGTCTGTTCGTCGATAATCGGCAATATATTATCGCGGGATTTCGGGGCTTGGTTGTTTCGCCGGGTGCGCGCGAAAAAATGCTCGTCTTTCCGGGAAACAGCCTTCCCGGAGTTTACGGCGCCGGCGCATTCCAGACATTAGTCAACCGCGACTTGATCCGTTCATCTCAACGCGTCTTTATCGTCGGAAGTGGAAATGTCGGACTCATCGCGGCTTATCATGCGCTTCAGGCGGGAATCACCGTCGTTGGTGTTTGCGACATACTTCCGAAAGTTTCCGGTTATAAAGTTCACGCAGACAAAATCCGTCGGATGGGCGTTCCAATTTACTTGGATCATACCGTCATTTCCGCCGAAGGAAACGGCAAGGTCGAGCGAGTGACAATCGCTAAAGTGAACAATGCCTTTCAACCGATTCTCGTAACCGCCAAAACATTCGAGGTCGATACGCTACTGATCGCCGTTGGGCTGACTCCGGTGGATGAATTTTATGAAATGGCAATGCAATTCGGGTTCGCTGTCGTTTCCGCAGGCGACGCTAACGAAATTGCAGAAGCGTCATCAGCGATGTTCGGCGGAAAGATCGCGGGACTTCAGATGGCGGCTCTGCTCGGCAAAGAGACGCAAATTGATCCAACATTGATGGAGAAAGCGGAAATCCTGAAGAGCAAGCCCGGAAAGATATATCCGTCGAAGCCTGTAACTCTTGGCGATAAGCTCCAGCCGATTATTCGTTGTGATGAGGAAATCCCTTGTAATCCGTGTACGTCCGTTTGTCCGGTTCATGCAATTCAGTTGAAAAAGAATTTGTGCAATATTTTGGATATTCCCGAATACACCGGCAGTTGTACAGGTTGCGGCATGTGCGTACTGATCTGCCCAGGTTTGGCAATTACGCTGGCGAGGAAGCGCGACGATCAGTTTGCCGAAGTCGTTTTGCCGCATGAATTTCTCCCAGACTTCAAGATTGGCGATAAAATTCCGGTGACTGACCAAGTCGGAAACTACCTTGAAGACGCCGAAGTCACGAATATCCGTTTCAATAAGAAGTTTAAAACCCATTTAATAACCGTTTTAACAACTCTAAAAAACGGCTCTGCCGCCGCCGGCATTCGCATCCAAGATCCTTCGGTTACCCAGCCACTGCCGACCGCCTCGTTTGCAAATTCACCTGATGACGGCATTGTCTGTCTTTGCGAGATGGTGACACAGAAAGAAGTGGTGGATTATATCTGCGAACATCATGTTCGTGACGTCAATCAACTGAAGCAGATTCGCGTTGGAATGGGCGCGTGTGGAGGAAAGAACTGTTCCGTCGTAATGCCACGCATCTTCGCCGCCGCCGGAGTCGATTGGAAAGAGGTGACTCCCGGCAAAAAACGTCCGCTGGGCGTCGAAGTTCCAATGTCGGTCATCATCAACGAGAAAGACGGTGAAAAAGATGAAAAAATTTGA
- a CDS encoding 8-oxoguanine deaminase: MTSSILIQNPLCCATMSENRPASDDINCFRGGHIFIENGKVKSFGSGTFSSSADRIIDASRMVVLPGFVNTHHHFFQTLTRNIFSTQTSQLFDWLTTNYEIWRELTGEAVFISAKIAISELLKSGCTTTSDHLYLFPKESQAGLIDSEILAAQEMGMRFQPTRGSMSLGKSKGGLPPDSVIQDEQTIVDDIRHLVKKYHDTSFGAMIRISLAPCSPFSVTQELMKKTVELAEEFNLQIHTHLAETIDEKTFCINQFGVRPFDYVKQAGWIRKNAWFAHAIHLNDAEIREMGEIGVGISHCPTSNMRLGSGIARISELLQAGANVSLGVDGSASNDSSNMLMELRNALLLSRLRDQDKWLTVSDILWMATRGGANALGRDDIGEIAVGKCADLILIDLDRVEYAGAQHDPLGAILFSIPLQPVDYSIINGKIVVDQGKIVGLDESALIQRQQEISDRMVESAEKRTGKRLRR, from the coding sequence ATGACAAGTTCCATTCTTATTCAAAACCCGCTCTGCTGTGCGACAATGAGCGAAAATCGACCTGCTTCCGATGATATAAATTGTTTTCGGGGCGGACATATTTTCATCGAAAACGGTAAAGTCAAATCTTTTGGGAGCGGAACGTTTAGCAGTTCTGCTGACCGGATAATCGACGCCAGCCGAATGGTCGTGCTTCCCGGCTTTGTGAATACGCATCACCATTTTTTCCAAACATTAACGCGGAATATCTTTTCAACACAAACATCACAATTATTCGATTGGCTAACCACCAATTATGAAATCTGGCGGGAGTTGACCGGCGAGGCGGTATTTATCAGCGCTAAAATCGCCATTTCCGAACTGCTTAAATCCGGCTGTACGACAACCTCTGACCATCTTTATCTTTTTCCGAAGGAGTCTCAAGCCGGTTTGATCGATTCAGAAATTCTCGCGGCTCAAGAAATGGGGATGCGTTTTCAGCCAACACGCGGCTCAATGTCGCTGGGAAAATCCAAAGGCGGACTCCCGCCGGATTCGGTGATTCAGGATGAACAAACGATCGTTGATGACATTCGGCATTTGGTAAAGAAATATCATGATACATCGTTTGGTGCCATGATACGTATTTCGCTCGCACCGTGTTCGCCATTTTCCGTCACGCAAGAATTGATGAAAAAGACCGTGGAATTGGCGGAGGAATTTAATCTTCAGATTCATACACATTTGGCGGAAACAATCGATGAAAAAACATTTTGCATCAACCAATTCGGCGTTCGTCCGTTTGATTACGTGAAACAGGCTGGCTGGATTCGGAAGAATGCATGGTTTGCGCATGCCATTCACTTGAATGATGCAGAAATTCGTGAAATGGGCGAAATCGGTGTTGGAATCTCGCATTGTCCAACATCGAATATGCGCTTAGGCTCGGGGATCGCCCGCATCAGCGAACTGCTTCAGGCTGGAGCGAATGTCAGTCTCGGTGTGGATGGTTCAGCGTCGAATGATTCGTCAAATATGTTGATGGAACTCCGAAATGCGCTTCTACTTTCGCGGCTGAGGGATCAGGATAAATGGCTGACCGTCTCTGATATCCTGTGGATGGCGACACGCGGCGGAGCCAATGCGCTTGGACGCGATGACATCGGCGAAATCGCCGTCGGAAAATGCGCTGATCTGATCTTAATCGATCTCGACCGCGTCGAATATGCAGGCGCTCAGCATGATCCGTTAGGCGCAATCCTGTTTTCTATTCCACTTCAGCCGGTCGATTATTCCATTATCAACGGGAAAATCGTCGTCGATCAAGGAAAAATCGTCGGTTTGGATGAATCCGCGTTGATTCAGCGTCAGCAGGAAATTTCTGACCGGATGGTCGAATCCGCTGAAAAGCGAACGGGGAAACGATTGAGACGATAG